A window of the Homo sapiens chromosome 18, GRCh38.p14 Primary Assembly genome harbors these coding sequences:
- the TXNDC2 gene encoding thioredoxin domain-containing protein 2 isoform 2 (isoform 2 is encoded by transcript variant 2) — protein sequence MDVDKELGMESVKAGASGKPEMRLGTQEETSEGDANESSLLVLSSNVPLLALEFLEIAQAKEKAFLPMVSHTFHMRTEESDASQEGDDLPKSSANTSHPKQDDSPKSSEETIQPKEGDIPKAPEETIQSKKEDLPKSSEKAIQPKESNIPKSSAKPIQPKLGNIPKASVKPSQPKEGDIPKAPEETIQSKKEDLPKSSEEAIQPKEGDIPKSSAKPIQPKLGNIAKTSVKPSQPKESDIPKSPEETIQPKEGDIPKSSAKPIQPKLGNIPKASVKPSQPKEGDISKSPEEAIQPKEGDLPKSLEEAIQPKEGDIPKSPEEAIQPKEGDIPKSLEEAIQPKEGDIPKSPEETIQPKKGDIPKSPEEAIQPKEGDIPKSPKQAIQPKEGDIPKSLEEAIPPKEIDIPKSPEETIQPKEDDSPKSLEEATPSKEGDILKPEEETMEFPEGDKVKVILSKEDFEASLKEAGERLVAVDFSATWCGPCRTIRPFFHALSVKHEDVVFLEVDADNCEEVVRECAIMCVPTFQFYKKEEKVDELCGALKEKLEAVIAELK from the exons ATGGATGTAGACAAGGAACTAGGAATGGAAAGTGTTAAAGCTGGAGCCTCTGGAAAACcagaaatgaggctgggcactCAGGAAGAAACAAGTGAAGGTGATGCTAATG AAAGCTCATTACTAGTCCTGTCCAGCAACGTGCCTCTCCTGGCCCTAGAGTTCTTGGAAATAGCCCAGGCCAAAGAGAAGGCCTTTCTCCCCATGGTCAGCCACACGTTCCACATGCGCACAGAGGAGTCTGATGCCTCACAGGAGGGCGATGACCTACCCAAGTCCTCAGCAAACACCAGCCATCCCAAGCAGGATGACAGCCCCAAGTCCTCAGAAGAAACCATCCAGCCCAAGGAGGGTGACATCCCCAAGGCCCCAGAAGAAACCATCCAATCCAAGAAGGAGGACCTCCCCAAGTCCTCAGAAAAAGCCATCCAGCCCAAAGAGAGTAACATCCCCAAGTCCTCAGCAAAACCCATCCAGCCCAAGCTGGGCAATATTCCCAAGGCCTCAGTGAAGCCCAGCCAGCCCAAGGAGGGTGACATCCCCAAGGCCCCAGAAGAAACCATCCAATCCAAGAAGGAGGACCTCCCCAAGTCCTCAGAAGAAGCCATCCAGCCCAAAGAGGGTGACATCCCCAAGTCCTCAGCAAAACCCATCCAGCCCAAGCTGGGCAATATTGCCAAGACCTCAGTGAAGCCCAGCCAGCCCAAGGAGAGTGATATCCCCAAGTCCCCAGAAGAAACCATCCAGCCCAAGGAGGGTGACATCCCCAAGTCCTCAGCAAAGCCCATCCAGCCCAAGCTGGGCAATATTCCCAAGGCCTCAGTGAAGCCCAGCCAGCCCAAGGAGGGTGACATCTCCAAGTCCCCAGAAGAAGCCATCCAGCCCAAGGAGGGTGACCTCCCCAAGTCCCTAGAGGAAGCCATCCAGCCCAAGGAGGGTGACATCCCCAAGTCCCCAGAAGAAGCCATCCAGCCCAAGGAGGGTGACATCCCCAAGTCCCTAGAGGAAGCCATCCAGCCTAAGGAGGGTGACATCCCCAAGTCCCCAGAAGAAACCATCCAGCCCAAGAAGGGTGACATCCCCAAGTCCCCAGAAGAAGCCATCCAGCCCAAGGAGGGTGACATTCCCAAGTCTCCAAAACAAGCCATCCAGCCCAAGGAGGGTGACATTCCCAAGTCCCTAGAGGAAGCCATCCCACCCAAGGAGATTGACATCCCCAAGTCCCCAGAAGAAACCATCCAGCCCAAGGAGGATGACAGCCCCAAGTCCCTAGAAGAAGCCACCCCATCCAAGGAGGGTGACATCCTAAAGCCTGAAGAAGAAACAATGGAGTTCCCGGAGGGGGACAAGGTGAAAGTGATCCTGAGCAAGGAGGACTTTGAGGCATCACTGAAGGAGGCCGGGGAGAGGCTGGTGGCTGTGGACTTCTCGGCCACGTGGTGTGGGCCCTGCAGGACCATCAGACCATTCTTCCATGCCCTGTCTGTGAAGCATGAGGATGTGGTGTTCCTGGAGGTGGACGCTGACAACTGTGAGGAGGTGGTGAGAGAGTGCGCCATCATGTGTGTCCCAAcctttcagttttataaaaaagaagaaaaggtggaTGAACTTTGCGGCGCCCTTAAGGAAAAACTTGAAGCAGTCATTGCAGAATTAAAGTAA
- the TXNDC2 gene encoding thioredoxin domain-containing protein 2 isoform 1 (isoform 1 is encoded by transcript variant 1): MVSHTFHMRTEESDASQEGDDLPKSSANTSHPKQDDSPKSSEETIQPKEGDIPKAPEETIQSKKEDLPKSSEKAIQPKESNIPKSSAKPIQPKLGNIPKASVKPSQPKEGDIPKAPEETIQSKKEDLPKSSEEAIQPKEGDIPKSSAKPIQPKLGNIAKTSVKPSQPKESDIPKSPEETIQPKEGDIPKSSAKPIQPKLGNIPKASVKPSQPKEGDISKSPEEAIQPKEGDLPKSLEEAIQPKEGDIPKSPEEAIQPKEGDIPKSLEEAIQPKEGDIPKSPEETIQPKKGDIPKSPEEAIQPKEGDIPKSPKQAIQPKEGDIPKSLEEAIPPKEIDIPKSPEETIQPKEDDSPKSLEEATPSKEGDILKPEEETMEFPEGDKVKVILSKEDFEASLKEAGERLVAVDFSATWCGPCRTIRPFFHALSVKHEDVVFLEVDADNCEEVVRECAIMCVPTFQFYKKEEKVDELCGALKEKLEAVIAELK; the protein is encoded by the coding sequence ATGGTCAGCCACACGTTCCACATGCGCACAGAGGAGTCTGATGCCTCACAGGAGGGCGATGACCTACCCAAGTCCTCAGCAAACACCAGCCATCCCAAGCAGGATGACAGCCCCAAGTCCTCAGAAGAAACCATCCAGCCCAAGGAGGGTGACATCCCCAAGGCCCCAGAAGAAACCATCCAATCCAAGAAGGAGGACCTCCCCAAGTCCTCAGAAAAAGCCATCCAGCCCAAAGAGAGTAACATCCCCAAGTCCTCAGCAAAACCCATCCAGCCCAAGCTGGGCAATATTCCCAAGGCCTCAGTGAAGCCCAGCCAGCCCAAGGAGGGTGACATCCCCAAGGCCCCAGAAGAAACCATCCAATCCAAGAAGGAGGACCTCCCCAAGTCCTCAGAAGAAGCCATCCAGCCCAAAGAGGGTGACATCCCCAAGTCCTCAGCAAAACCCATCCAGCCCAAGCTGGGCAATATTGCCAAGACCTCAGTGAAGCCCAGCCAGCCCAAGGAGAGTGATATCCCCAAGTCCCCAGAAGAAACCATCCAGCCCAAGGAGGGTGACATCCCCAAGTCCTCAGCAAAGCCCATCCAGCCCAAGCTGGGCAATATTCCCAAGGCCTCAGTGAAGCCCAGCCAGCCCAAGGAGGGTGACATCTCCAAGTCCCCAGAAGAAGCCATCCAGCCCAAGGAGGGTGACCTCCCCAAGTCCCTAGAGGAAGCCATCCAGCCCAAGGAGGGTGACATCCCCAAGTCCCCAGAAGAAGCCATCCAGCCCAAGGAGGGTGACATCCCCAAGTCCCTAGAGGAAGCCATCCAGCCTAAGGAGGGTGACATCCCCAAGTCCCCAGAAGAAACCATCCAGCCCAAGAAGGGTGACATCCCCAAGTCCCCAGAAGAAGCCATCCAGCCCAAGGAGGGTGACATTCCCAAGTCTCCAAAACAAGCCATCCAGCCCAAGGAGGGTGACATTCCCAAGTCCCTAGAGGAAGCCATCCCACCCAAGGAGATTGACATCCCCAAGTCCCCAGAAGAAACCATCCAGCCCAAGGAGGATGACAGCCCCAAGTCCCTAGAAGAAGCCACCCCATCCAAGGAGGGTGACATCCTAAAGCCTGAAGAAGAAACAATGGAGTTCCCGGAGGGGGACAAGGTGAAAGTGATCCTGAGCAAGGAGGACTTTGAGGCATCACTGAAGGAGGCCGGGGAGAGGCTGGTGGCTGTGGACTTCTCGGCCACGTGGTGTGGGCCCTGCAGGACCATCAGACCATTCTTCCATGCCCTGTCTGTGAAGCATGAGGATGTGGTGTTCCTGGAGGTGGACGCTGACAACTGTGAGGAGGTGGTGAGAGAGTGCGCCATCATGTGTGTCCCAAcctttcagttttataaaaaagaagaaaaggtggaTGAACTTTGCGGCGCCCTTAAGGAAAAACTTGAAGCAGTCATTGCAGAATTAAAGTAA